One genomic window of Desmospora activa DSM 45169 includes the following:
- a CDS encoding segregation and condensation protein A, which yields MDVKIKLDMFEGPLDLLLHLIDRSELDVCEIPIARITDQYMEVLSSSQQLELDVASEFLVMAATLLAIKSRMLLPRAEPVDLSDMMEVDEGLDPREELVQRLLEYKKYKRLSEVLREREAERSQVYTRMPMDLTPYTPVENPVEGLSVDDLLQVFTEALTRPRNEEPPPMTNLSRDEVSVSDRMEEIAETLWQKGGRMHFSNLLVWELVTKDRVVTTFLALLELMKTKRVHIMQRELFQDIEIVGVKPDGGVPTGTAELETHY from the coding sequence TTGGACGTAAAGATTAAACTGGATATGTTTGAAGGGCCTTTGGACTTGTTGCTTCATCTGATTGACCGTTCTGAGCTGGATGTATGTGAGATCCCGATTGCCCGTATTACGGATCAGTATATGGAAGTGTTGTCATCGTCACAACAGCTGGAACTGGATGTTGCCAGTGAATTTCTGGTGATGGCGGCGACGCTGCTGGCGATTAAGAGCCGCATGCTGCTTCCACGGGCGGAGCCCGTCGATCTCAGTGATATGATGGAGGTGGATGAGGGGCTTGACCCCCGGGAAGAATTGGTGCAGCGGTTGTTGGAATACAAGAAATACAAGCGTTTATCTGAGGTGCTACGGGAACGGGAAGCAGAGCGAAGCCAGGTATATACCCGGATGCCGATGGACCTGACGCCATATACGCCGGTGGAAAACCCGGTGGAGGGGCTTTCTGTCGATGATCTGTTACAAGTGTTTACCGAGGCATTGACTCGCCCGCGTAATGAGGAACCACCGCCGATGACCAACTTAAGCCGGGATGAGGTTTCGGTAAGTGATCGGATGGAGGAAATCGCGGAAACGTTGTGGCAGAAAGGCGGCAGAATGCATTTTTCCAATTTGTTGGTATGGGAATTGGTAACCAAGGATCGGGTGGTGACCACGTTTTTGGCGCTGTTGGAGCTGATGAAAACCAAACGTGTCCATATTATGCAACGGGAACTGTTCCAAGACATCGAAATTGTGGGCGTAAAGCCGGATGGAGGGGTACCCACTGGAACAGCAGAATTGGAAACCCATTATTGA
- the scpB gene encoding SMC-Scp complex subunit ScpB has protein sequence MEGYPLEQQNWKPIIEGLLFAAGEEGLKPKEIAQILQLDTREARRLLKEMAVEWKEAGRGIQIVEVAQVFQLTTLPEHRTYFEKLAESPSRSQLSRSTLETLAIIAYRQPIIRVDVEEIRGVKCERTIYQLKRKGLVKEVGRAEGVGRPILYGTTRDFLDYFGLKSLDELPPVDSIFHWTEWEQEREELYQRLGVEPQEEELEDEVAEVPLEAAERS, from the coding sequence ATGGAGGGGTACCCACTGGAACAGCAGAATTGGAAACCCATTATTGAAGGATTGTTGTTTGCGGCGGGAGAAGAGGGGTTAAAGCCAAAAGAAATTGCACAAATTTTGCAGCTGGATACGCGGGAGGCTCGGCGGCTGTTAAAAGAGATGGCGGTGGAGTGGAAAGAAGCGGGCCGTGGGATTCAAATTGTGGAAGTGGCCCAGGTATTCCAATTGACTACACTGCCGGAACACCGTACTTACTTTGAAAAATTGGCGGAATCTCCCTCCCGCTCGCAACTCTCCCGTTCCACTTTAGAAACCTTGGCGATTATCGCTTACCGACAGCCGATCATTCGGGTCGATGTGGAAGAGATTCGTGGGGTGAAGTGTGAGCGAACGATTTACCAACTGAAGCGAAAAGGGCTAGTTAAAGAGGTTGGACGAGCGGAAGGAGTTGGCCGACCCATTTTATATGGGACGACACGGGATTTTTTGGATTATTTTGGATTAAAGAGTTTGGATGAACTCCCTCCTGTCGATTCCATTTTTCATTGGACAGAGTGGGAACAGGAACGGGAAGAGCTGTATCAGCGTTTGGGTGTGGAACCGCAAGAGGAAGAGTTGGAGGATGAGGTAGCAGAGGTACCGTTGGAAGCAGCAGAACGATCGTAA
- a CDS encoding D-alanyl-D-alanine carboxypeptidase family protein, with product MRMMAILCAVALVWTARVPQAAGEEDSLSLSAHAAAVIDVESGRLLYEKEANKQMRIASLTKIMTAIVALENSDLQEKVKVGPRAVGVEGSSIYLQQGEEVPLEHLLYGLMLRSGNDAAVAIAEHVGGSLEGFVMLMNEKAEYLGLEQTHFANPHGLDAPEHYSSAADMARLTAYALRNPHFKKIVSTPIKTVPWPGEEWHRKWYNKNKMLRLYPGADGVKTGYTKLSKRTLVSSATRNGRQVATVTLNAPDDWDDSMHLLEYGFNQFERVPLLEKGEQVADMPESEDPGWVAVAEKGFTYPLKEEERNRIQVKPMLTLPAAAIQEKGRRVGTARIYVDGKQVGSIPLVSQVKQVETGSLFTSWLQVLGYMAGREAP from the coding sequence ATGCGGATGATGGCAATCCTGTGCGCGGTTGCGCTGGTATGGACCGCTCGGGTGCCGCAGGCGGCGGGGGAGGAGGATTCTCTTTCGCTAAGTGCCCATGCGGCGGCGGTGATCGATGTGGAATCCGGTCGGTTGTTATATGAGAAGGAAGCGAACAAGCAGATGCGCATCGCCTCCCTGACCAAAATTATGACGGCAATTGTGGCGCTGGAAAACAGCGACCTGCAGGAGAAAGTAAAAGTAGGTCCCCGTGCGGTGGGGGTGGAAGGGTCCTCCATCTACCTGCAACAAGGGGAAGAGGTCCCCTTGGAACACCTCTTGTACGGCTTGATGTTGCGATCGGGCAACGATGCAGCGGTAGCCATCGCGGAGCATGTAGGTGGGTCGTTGGAAGGGTTTGTCATGCTGATGAATGAAAAAGCGGAGTATCTGGGACTGGAGCAGACTCATTTTGCTAATCCTCATGGCCTGGACGCACCGGAACATTATTCGTCAGCGGCGGACATGGCCCGACTAACCGCTTATGCCCTTCGTAATCCTCATTTTAAAAAAATCGTATCTACTCCCATTAAAACGGTTCCCTGGCCGGGAGAAGAGTGGCATCGGAAATGGTACAACAAAAATAAAATGTTACGCCTTTATCCCGGTGCCGATGGGGTAAAAACGGGCTATACCAAATTATCGAAGCGAACCCTGGTTTCTTCCGCCACCCGGAACGGACGGCAGGTGGCAACGGTAACGTTAAACGCACCCGATGATTGGGACGATTCGATGCACTTATTGGAGTATGGGTTTAATCAATTTGAGCGAGTGCCTCTGTTGGAAAAGGGTGAACAAGTGGCGGATATGCCCGAATCGGAGGATCCCGGTTGGGTGGCAGTGGCGGAAAAAGGTTTCACTTATCCCTTAAAAGAGGAAGAACGGAACCGCATCCAGGTAAAACCGATGCTTACGCTTCCCGCAGCGGCCATTCAAGAAAAAGGGAGGCGGGTAGGAACGGCTCGTATCTATGTCGATGGAAAACAGGTAGGTTCCATCCCATTGGTGTCACAAGTGAAGCAGGTGGAAACGGGTTCCCTCTTTACCTCATGGCT
- the ytfJ gene encoding GerW family sporulation protein, which yields MAEHPIQGLMTTAMENIKEMVDVNTIVGDPVETPDGSVIIPVSKVGFGFAAGGSEFAGSKPGDQGEGDKKGGSEPPPLPFGGGSGGGVSITPIGFLVVSETGVRMLNVEGSNHLYDRLLDLAPGLVERLQRMVKGKRNGFNGPESDI from the coding sequence ATGGCAGAACACCCAATTCAAGGCCTGATGACGACGGCGATGGAGAACATCAAGGAGATGGTGGATGTTAACACCATTGTCGGAGATCCAGTTGAAACGCCTGACGGCAGCGTGATTATCCCCGTCTCAAAAGTGGGCTTTGGTTTTGCAGCGGGCGGAAGTGAATTTGCCGGCTCCAAGCCGGGCGATCAAGGAGAAGGCGATAAAAAGGGAGGCAGTGAACCCCCTCCCCTCCCATTTGGTGGTGGCAGCGGGGGCGGGGTTTCCATTACCCCCATCGGCTTTCTGGTAGTGAGTGAGACCGGGGTTCGCATGCTCAATGTAGAAGGGTCCAACCATCTGTATGATCGTCTACTTGATCTCGCTCCCGGATTGGTGGAGCGATTGCAACGAATGGTAAAAGGAAAAAGAAACGGTTTTAACGGTCCGGAATCCGATATTTGA
- a CDS encoding DUF2953 domain-containing protein produces the protein MGWLLAAGIAVLFFVVMIVSTVRIRLLYRRQGEDDEMSVHVRMWAGLLRFQYRFPQFRLTSEGVDVKEKTKAPLSGKKPAWFETIGLKTLQRVRQDWRILKYRVIGLYDVFYRFLRHVTCERLIWKSHLGTGDAAETGVITGLAWGVKTSLVGMLGSYIDWLVRPRLDVVPHFQERRLETELDCMIRFRIGHAILAILRLLMRMRGKGGEGTWQNTQFKA, from the coding sequence ATGGGTTGGTTGTTGGCAGCCGGTATTGCGGTGCTGTTTTTTGTGGTGATGATTGTTTCGACGGTACGTATCCGTTTGTTGTACCGCCGACAAGGCGAAGATGATGAGATGTCGGTTCATGTTCGTATGTGGGCAGGTCTCCTTCGCTTCCAGTATCGTTTTCCGCAATTTCGGCTCACATCCGAGGGAGTAGATGTAAAGGAGAAAACAAAAGCACCGTTGTCGGGAAAAAAGCCCGCCTGGTTTGAAACGATCGGGTTGAAAACATTGCAGCGAGTGCGACAGGATTGGAGAATTTTAAAATATCGAGTGATTGGTTTATATGATGTGTTTTATCGCTTTCTCCGTCATGTTACCTGTGAACGCTTGATCTGGAAAAGTCATCTCGGAACCGGGGATGCAGCGGAGACGGGTGTGATCACCGGCTTGGCATGGGGGGTTAAAACCAGTCTGGTGGGGATGTTGGGATCTTATATCGATTGGTTGGTTCGTCCGCGCTTGGATGTGGTTCCTCATTTTCAGGAGCGTCGCCTGGAAACGGAATTGGATTGCATGATCCGCTTTCGCATCGGGCATGCTATTCTTGCTATTCTTCGACTGTTGATGCGCATGCGCGGAAAGGGGGGTGAAGGGACATGGCAGAACACCCAATTCAAGGCCTGA